Genomic window (Bacteroidota bacterium):
ATCCGGAATCAAAATACAAACCGGAGATTTTTAAATTCACCAATTCTGATACACGCAAACCGCATCCATAAAGCGTTTCAATAATAGCCCGGTTGCGATGGCCTTGCGGCTGACTCAAATCGATGGCACCAATAAGTGCATCAATCTCCGGAAGGCTCAGCACGTCGGGCAGCTTACGCCCTATTCTGGGAGCTTCAAGCAACTCAGCCGGATTGGATGAGATGATATTCTCAAGAAGCAGGTACTTATAGAATGCCTTAATACCGGAGATAACACGAGCCTGAGTGCGTGCGCCCATTCCCAGTTCGTTCACCCACATCAGAAAATCCTGCAGTTGACGCGGCAACACCTTTTCAGGTTGAATGTTCTCGCCAATAAATTCCAGATACTGCGTCAATTTCTGCACATCATGCAAATAGGCTTCCACAGAATTTCCCGAAAGGGATTTCTCAAGTTGCAGAAACGCCCGGAAGCCTTTGATGTATGATTGCCAGAGCATAAGGAAACGAATAATTGTGTCGTCTCAAAATTAATACAATTCAACTAAAGCAAGGAAACTCTTTTCAATTAACTTTGCAGGGATTGCCTGCAGGCAGCAGGCAGAATTTCGTCGCAAGCAGAGGAGAAAAATGAATTACGCGACTTCACAAAAACGTGTTTAAATAACATCCTGACCATGGCAAAAATCAGAAATCCATACACACACGTTAAAGATTACAATTGTTTCGGATGCGCACCCGGTAACGAAAACGGGCTGCGTATGCAGTTCGAAACCGACGGTGAAGTGGTAACCAGCGTATGGGAACCTAAAAGCTTTATGCAGGGATACAACAACGTGCTGCACGGCGGGATTCAGGCAACACTGATGGATGAAATCGGGGCATGGCT
Coding sequences:
- the xerD gene encoding site-specific tyrosine recombinase XerD; its protein translation is MLWQSYIKGFRAFLQLEKSLSGNSVEAYLHDVQKLTQYLEFIGENIQPEKVLPRQLQDFLMWVNELGMGARTQARVISGIKAFYKYLLLENIISSNPAELLEAPRIGRKLPDVLSLPEIDALIGAIDLSQPQGHRNRAIIETLYGCGLRVSELVNLKISGLYFDSGYIRIIGKGNKERIVPVGNVARKQIEFYMQHMRVHLDIKKGNEDYVFLNRRGSKLTREMIFTIIKGLAEAIGLKKTISPHTFRHSFATHLIEGGADLRAVQDMLGHESITTTEIYTHLDREYLRETIIQYHPRA